A window of Fusarium falciforme chromosome 1, complete sequence genomic DNA:
TCCAATTAAAAATTCGCCGTTTTACTGGTTGTGTGTAACACGATAGTGAAGAAATAAACGACAACAAAGAACGACAACGCACCTCTCACTCTTCATCAGACTATGACCTTTATCATAAATACacatataagatattaaaactattttgAAGTACTAGaaaagactttttttttttttttagggGGATCTACATACCTTAGCACTGTATAGTATCTCATTTTGATCTTACCTGAATGTATGAGTATTTGACCTTGGTGGGAAATGAATCACTACCTAACTAACAAAGAGTATAACTAGAGTGAGAGTAAAATAAACAGTGAGGAGCACAAACCACAGACGAAAAGCATATAAAATGTCCGAGAAGTTAACCGACTTGCCCGATTAGGAGAGGCCAAACAGGACAAGCAGAAAAATGTGTCTGATGTATCTGATAAATAGGATACCAGGCGAACTAGGTTGAAACAGAAGAAAATTAAGCACATTCTCAAACTTGATAGATTTACTGGTTTAGATATCGCAAAAGTGTACCCAATATTCACACTGTCCCTGTTGACTTGGGTTGCTCCCATTGTCGTGGCGACGAGCCAAATACCAGACTTCTCTTTTGATGGTGATTTTGTTTCAGAATCCAAATGGGCTTTACTCAATTCATCAGATTGTCACCGCCCATCATGGGTCACATAAAGGATGTGACTGAACAGTTGTGCTCAGGGTAACATCCAATCTTGAGTTGTTGGGATGGGCGCAATTACCACTCTACCTCTCGAAATAGAGCTCGTGAATAGGCAATGTTGCCAAGACGAAGCACCGAATAAGTCGCACAAAGTAATAACTGAGTCAGCAAGTAGCATGGAGAATCCCTCAAAGTGATTGACTGAGGCCTTGATCTTTATGTCGTCAGATGTACATATATCAGAATCCAGGTAATCTTGTAAGGATAATTCCCAACCGCAATAATATGGTAACTTATTTGCAATTTGACACCTACAAAATTACAACTTGCACACATGTCCCCTATCAATCTAAACATGCAGAACACAGCCGGAGAGAATGTCGATGAACCCCATGAAGCAAATTTAATTCCTGGGCCTGATTCTCAAGACAGGAACTTTGGACAAGACTGGTTCTTGACTGCCCTGGGTGAGCCTTCTAAGCAGGCAGATCCTTTGCGTCTCAAAAATGACATTCTTGACGAGTTTCTGGCAAGGTACAAAGCAGCTATTGAAGAACAGCAATTAGAAAAAGGAAACCATGGATGGAGCCCCAGCCCCCGCGAGTTTGAACAAGTCTTTAGGCCAACGGGCATGTCAAGATCCTTACCTCAGTTCAAAAGCCAAGTCGCCCGTGAGTGCAAGCGCCTCATCCACCAACTAGCAGGAAATAGATACAGGCGGAAGCAGACGCTGCCGTGGGACTGCTGGATGGATGTATATGCGAACGCTGTCCGAAGTCGTTGGGTGGAACAGGGCATCTGGGGGCATAACTGGGGTGACGCCTGGCCCGACTTTCGTTCCCCTATGAAACTGGGTGAGTTCATGGGGGGTGAAGGTCCTGCCTTTGGATGTGCCTACGAATACATCATGGGAAGGACAACGACGGTCTTAACTCGCTGGGCGCATGAAAAGCCCATGCGTGCTGAGACACCAGGACAGGATGTCGGGTGTCGTCAATGGCGCCTTCAACAACTCAAGCAGATATTTGAGGCAGCTCCCAAAGTCCGTCATATAAGGGCGTCTCGTCCTGGTCACAAATTTGAATATCAGCTTTCCAAGGAGTACGAATGGATCAAGGACGAGCTCGACTTTCGCGAACCCGGACACCATCACGATGTGATAGGTTAGCCCGGTACAGTCTGAGAGAGAACTGGATTCGAGATAGCATCTGGAGCCCTGCTTGGGGCACCTTGCCAGGGTCAGAATGGGAGCATGAGATGTACAAGGCAAATTGCAAATTTTCTTAGCAAAGTTTAGAAACCTTGGCGTCTGATCAGCTATTAGTTCTCAGCGCTCAAACCTCCAATATACCCTACTCTGTTAGGAAAGGGTTTAATGTGTTGAATCAAGAAATATTGATGGCATGAGAAGACAGTTGTTTAGCAGAAGCGGATTTCTTGCTTTAAGAAGGTGAACAACGATTAGCGTGATATTGGACTCTTTGGTCATGGTTGAAGGTCCAGACTTGACCAGGCGAGCGAAGATGTAGGTATGTATTGGATATCGTTATTTCGCAAGGTTCTTGGTACTTCCTTGTCATTGGGTTGGTTTAAACAAGCGAATACACACAGAAAGCAATTTACAAAATTATGCCACTCTCAAATAGAGAATGGCTTGTGAAACAAAGAACCGTCAGGCTATCCCACGCATTGTCCTCAAAGATTCATGTGATAGATTCTGCTGGGGCGTCGATGGGTGTCTAGACCCCTGCGCGGTAGAGGCTTGTACCCTCTACAACGACCTGTCAGCCCCCCAATGTTGGGCGAGACGCCCCTCAACGCCCAGGACGGGCAGCCGCTGCGAAACTTCGTCATTCTGAGCTTCCTGTTACTGCACCGGCCGCGGGAGCAAAACGCCTCCATGCGCTCCCCCTTTTTTTACTCGATCACACCTCGTTGTCATCATTTTCAGTCATCATTTCTtgtcttatttttttttctcaagATCCCTCGAGACTCGTTTGTGGTTTTGTTCCATATTCACATTTACACGCTGCTTTTGAGCTCTGGTGACGTATTCACCTGACCggcaaaaaagaaaggcCCGCCCAACCAACCAGCAAGCGTCCTTTTTTGTACCGGGTACCTCGCCCGCTTCCCGTTGCGCTCAACCCGCCTCGACCGACTCGTCGATTCGACTGCCCAGTCCCCCAACAATCCGCATTCCGTCCGCCTTGAACTCTTCTTGATAAACATCCCGTACGCTTATTTCCTCCCTCCGTGTACGGGTAAAGGTTGCTTAGGCTCCTGGTTGTTCTCTGACCTCGACCGAACGTTCACTCTGCCGTACCGTTCCGTTTCCGTTCCGCCTCTTGAAGCTTGTGATCGACCGCCCTTCGGATCGTCGTCGAGTCGGCCCCGCGACAAGCCGCTACAGTTTCGCACCCAGCCTCGCCTCgtgggagagaagaaggacttgCGCGCTTCGACATCTTCCGCCCGCCAGAGGCAAGATGCAGTACGTGCGCGGCCTCAGCGAGTCGGTCTCGACAGCATGGAACTCGATCAATCCAGCCACCCTCAGCGGCGCTATTGATGTCATCGTTGTCGAGCAGGAAGACGGCTCGCTGCTCTGCTCACCGTTCCACGTCCGCTTCGGAAAGTTTTCTCTTCTGCGGCCGTCGGATAAGAAGGTCGAGTTCAAGGTCAATGGCGTGAAGCAGAACTATTCTATGAAgctcggcgagggcggcgaggcTTTCTTTGTCTTCGAAACCACCGACAACATTCCCCAGTCGCTACAGACATCACCCCTCGTCTCCCCTGCGTCTAGCCCCGCGAGCAGTCCACCTCTGGATCCCGAGCAGGCTTCAGCAGCTGGTTTACAGGAGCCAGAAGCCTTTGAGCTCGATGCCTCCGAGAGCAAACCTCGTCGACCGTCTCCTGCCGTTCTCTATAACAAACAGAACGAGCATGGTATGTGTCTGGCCTTGCTTATTCTGTGACACCGACTAACCTCCTGTGCAGGCATGATTACGCCATCAACCTCTCCTGAACTACGCAACGCTCGTCCAGTATCCGGCGATTGGTCTTCGAGCATACCCCGACCGCACAGCGACGATATCCTCCGCCAGAGCGCCCGGAGTCATGATCGAGACGGGAATAGTTCCATTGATGGAGACTATGTTGCTTCTGAGCGGTCCCTTAGTCCACCTCCTCTTGGCCCTAGGGAGGCCCTTGAGCGTGCCAGGGCACTCTCCAGGGAGTTTTCTGCCGCCAACATTCCCAGCAAAGTCACTGACACGGGCGACCTCATGCTGGACATGACCGGGTTCAAGAGCAATGAGGAGGACATTCTCCGGGCCGAGATCCTCGCTCGCAAGATCCTCTCTGAGGAGCTGGATGGCAACTATGACATTGGCGCGCTCTTTGGCTTTGATGAGCAGGGAAACCTGTGGATCTATAGCAGCGAAAGCGCCAAGCAAGCTGCCATGAACAAGACGATCGAGGGGGCTCTGCAGTCCCATCGTCAGCATATGGCAGCCGATGCTGTTTCGGATCCCGGATATCAGAGCGACAGCAGCGATGCCACTGCCGCGCCTCTTCCCTCCCATCGCCGATCCGAGTCTGATGCTGGTCCAGCGGATCTGCAGACACCTCCTCGGACACCGCCTGGCTCTTCGGGCCACGCAGGAGATCCTAACAGGAACTATGCCAAGACCTTACGGCTTACTAGTCAGCAGCTCAAGGACTTGAACCTGCAACCCGGAGCAAACGTCATGGCCTTTACTGTCAATCGAGCAACATGCACGGCAAACATGTATCTCTGGAAGCACGAGACACCTGTTGTCATCTCCGACATTGACGGTACAATCACCAAGTCGGATGCTCTGGGACACGTGCTGAACATGATCGGCCGTGACTGGACTCATTCGGGCGTTGCCAAGCTCTATAGTGATATCTCTGCCAACGGCTACAACATCATGTATCTCACAAGTCGATCAGTCGGCCAGTCTGATACCACAAGAGCATATCTTGCTGGTATTGTCCAAGACGGTTACAAGATGCCCCCAGGGCCTACTATTCTCTCTCCTGATCGAACAATGGCAGCACTAAGGCGAGAAATCTACCTTCGCAAGCCCCATATCTTCAAGATGGCTACTCTCCGAGATATTCGCAACCTATACGGCCCGGACCGTACGCCCTTCTACGCTGGTTACGGAAACCGATTGACTGACCAGATCTCGTATCGAACTGTCGATGTACCGAGAAACAGGATTTTCACAATCAACTCCAACTCAGAGGTTTCTCTCGATCTTTTGAGTCTTaacaagctcaagatgaGCTACGTCAACATCAATGAAGTCGTCGACCACTATTTCCCTCCGGTGAGCACACTGGTCAagggtggtggtgaagagTACACAGATTTCAAGTACTGGCGAGATGATCCTCTCGCTATGGCCGACTTTTCGGCGAGCGagagcgacgaggatgatgttcGTCCAGGACGGCAAGCTCCCGTATAcgtggatgaagaagatgatgaagacgaagacgacatcgatgacgaagagggagaggaagatgacgaggacatgGATGAAATTGGCGAAGGCCTCGCCGATAGCTATATTTCCCGCGCATCCATGGACGAGTTTGCAGAGGCAGAGAGTGTTTTGAGTGGCAGTGTCGACGAGGAGCGTCTAAGAGCATCTATGGCACAAGACCTCGAAGAagccgatgatgaagaagacgatgtATATGAAGACGGTGAAGAGGGTCACGAAGACAAAgaagagggcgaggacgCCTCTGGCGAAAAAGCGGCCGTTGAGCATCAACACAAGCGAAAGACCAGCGTCGTAGAGGACGTCCTCGCCCAGCACATCACTGGGGTTGGTCATCTCTCCGTGGAGAAATAAAAGAGTCGGAAGTGAAAGCTAAGTATCGTTAACAGGGAACTCGGGTAGCAGCAGCTCCTCCCGACACAGTGTAAGGAGTTTTCTGGATCCATGGCGTTCTTCCTTTTTTTTGCTTTCCTTACATTTAGAAAGAGTCGTCAGTCTCAGGGGGCGTGTGCAGAGAACAGATGGAAATGGGGCGATGATGGAATTACCAGGCATACATCTATGGTGGCATAGCGCGGCGTTGAGCATCTCTTGCATCTGGAGTGATCAGAGCATGGCATTCTGCGTTGCTGCAGGCGAATAAAAGCTTTGCTGTACATCCAGCTAGAATATCAGTTGAGCACATCGTTGCCCAACTACAAGACATCACtcatcaagatcatcaaCTGATCGAGTCATTACGAACAATACACAAGTGTCAACATTTTGAAGCCAAGTCTACTCCCATGTCCCAGCCCCTATCCTAAAAGAAATCAcgcccatccatctccttctAAGTTTTACTCTTCCTTCTCTACTGTCGGTTCATGTGCTCGATACGGATCTCGACAGCCCGTCTGtgagcctcaagctcctcaaccttggccaGCTGCATAACAGCAGAGCCGACGTTCTTGAGTCCTTCGGCGGTAAGGTTGGAGCTGGTGATATGCTTCTGGAACGAGCCCAGGTTGACGCCGGAGTACTGCTTGGCAAAGCCAtaagtagctataaaatagtcAGTCACGCGTCACAAACTCAGGAGCCATTTTGAAACTTACGCAACGAGTGGTTGACACCAGCAGAGTAGTCGCCAACACTTTCAGGGGTCCAGGCACCAATAAACACACTCCCAGCGTTCATAACCTGGTCGACAACCTTCTCGGCATCCTTGAGCTGCAGAATTAGATGCTCAGGGGCGTACTCGTTGCTGATACGCATagcctcctcaacatccttGACCTGGACGGTAACAGAGTGAGCGATAGAGCCTCGAACAATATCAACTCGGGGGAGGGCCAGAGCTTGCTTGTGAACCTCGTCCTCGATagccttgagctgctcctcGTTTAGGTCGACAGCAAGCAGGATGACCTGGCTGTCAACACCGTGTTCGGCTTGAGAGAGCAGATCAGAGGCAACAAAGGCAGGGTTGGCGTCCTTGTCAGCAACCACGAGAACCTCGGATGGGCCAGCAGGCATATCGATACCCACGCCGGCGTTGGTATCGTTGCTAACGTGCATCTTGGCTGCCGTAACAAACTGGTTGCCGGGCCCCAGGATCTTGTCCACCTTGGTGACGCTCTCAGTGCCATAAGCCAAGGCAGCAACAGCCTGGGCACCTCCAGCCAAGACGATGCTCTCAGCACCAACCTTGTGGGCGACGTAGACAATCTCGGGGGTAATCCGGCCGTCTGATCGAGGGGGTGAGGCAAAGACAATCTTCTTGCAGCCAGCCACCATAGCGGGCACACCGAGCATCAGTGCAGTGCTGGGCAGGACAGCGGTTCCACCGGGAATGTACAGACCAACTCTCTCAATGGGCCTAGAGAAACGGCTGCACACAACGCCTGGCATAGTCTCGACCTGCAGAGTCTTCTCCTCATTCTGGGCAGAGTGGAATCGTCGGATGTTCTCGAAAGAAATATCGATCGCCTTGATAGTCTCAGGAGAAATATCCATCAGCTCCTTGGGGAAGGGAGCCTTGAGGACAGGCGACGTCAAAGAAGTTGCCTTCTCAAACTTGTGGGTGTATGAGAGCACCGCCTTGTCACCACCAGCCCGCACCTCCTCAATGATgggcttgatgatcttgagaaTGGCGTCAGGGGACTTCTGAGAGGGGCGCTTCAACTTCTCGATGAGCTCAGCCTCAGAGATCTTGGAAGCGTCGattctctccatctcgatACGACCATCGGCAGGCTTCTCGGCAGGTGGAGGTGTAGGCTTCGCAGGGGCGGCCTCAGTCTTGATGCCTTCCTTTTCGGCCCACTTACCCTTGGCATTGCCGGCTCTCCTCTTCACCTTGAGGCTCTTGGCATCGAGGTTTGCCTCGATATCAGCCAGGCTGACACCGGCGCCAATGGCCTTGGTCAGGGCAAAGTAGATGAGGTCGGCAGCTTCAAAGGCAATATTCTCCTTGGTTGTGCCGTCGCAgagctcctcagcctcctccatgatCTTGGCTCGAAGTAGCTTCTCATCGGAGAACAGACGAGCAGTATAAGACCCGGCAGGGGCAGACTGTTTCCGAGACTTGAGAGTCTGCTCCAGCGCAGCAATACCATTGAGATCACCGAAGCATCCAAACTGCTGAAGGTGGCAGAAACGACCCTTCTGGTTGACAACAAACTTCAGAGTATCATTGTCACAGTCAAGGCCGATCCGCAGCAACTCCTGAGTGTCGCCAGAGGTGAGTCCCTTGACCCAAAGTCCCCGTTTCCGGCTCTGATACACTCCAGCCTGAGTGCGCAAAGCCTCAAGAATGCTCTCCTCGCTCGTGTAAGCAAGACCCAGAGCAATTCCAGCATCATCGGTGACCACAGTCGGGATAAGGCTGTCAGGTCGATCAGACTTCCAGTATGACGCAATCACTTTGGACAAAACCAGTCTTGTCGAGTCATTT
This region includes:
- a CDS encoding LNS2 domain-containing protein, which translates into the protein MQYVRGLSESVSTAWNSINPATLSGAIDVIVVEQEDGSLLCSPFHVRFGKFSLLRPSDKKVEFKVNGVKQNYSMKLGEGGEAFFVFETTDNIPQSLQTSPLVSPASSPASSPPLDPEQASAAGLQEPEAFELDASESKPRRPSPAVLYNKQNEHGMITPSTSPELRNARPVSGDWSSSIPRPHSDDILRQSARSHDRDGNSSIDGDYVASERSLSPPPLGPREALERARALSREFSAANIPSKVTDTGDLMLDMTGFKSNEEDILRAEILARKILSEELDGNYDIGALFGFDEQGNLWIYSSESAKQAAMNKTIEGALQSHRQHMAADAVSDPGYQSDSSDATAAPLPSHRRSESDAGPADLQTPPRTPPGSSGHAGDPNRNYAKTLRLTSQQLKDLNLQPGANVMAFTVNRATCTANMYLWKHETPVVISDIDGTITKSDALGHVLNMIGRDWTHSGVAKLYSDISANGYNIMYLTSRSVGQSDTTRAYLAGIVQDGYKMPPGPTILSPDRTMAALRREIYLRKPHIFKMATLRDIRNLYGPDRTPFYAGYGNRLTDQISYRTVDVPRNRIFTINSNSEVSLDLLSLNKLKMSYVNINEVVDHYFPPVSTLVKGGGEEYTDFKYWRDDPLAMADFSASESDEDDVRPGRQAPVYVDEEDDEDEDDIDDEEGEEDDEDMDEIGEGLADSYISRASMDEFAEAESVLSGSVDEERLRASMAQDLEEADDEEDDVYEDGEEGHEDKEEGEDASGEKAAVEHQHKRKTSVVEDVLAQHITGGTRVAAAPPDTV
- a CDS encoding Histidine biosynthesis trifunctional protein, with the protein product METTLPLPFLVSVAGSEGQAADNGLTSQEVSLLGAPFYETASKDWGRPVAGTIVHMDATSLSSPDDVVALLDGGVRKVFVPSENVSEYTEFGARVIPTVCKLDLSAATESGLLIKDFDTSSSELSKFIEEASARKVKNLFLKPTPETALENFVEVAKKCNAIPILPSTGLTTDKNDSTRLVLSKVIASYWKSDRPDSLIPTVVTDDAGIALGLAYTSEESILEALRTQAGVYQSRKRGLWVKGLTSGDTQELLRIGLDCDNDTLKFVVNQKGRFCHLQQFGCFGDLNGIAALEQTLKSRKQSAPAGSYTARLFSDEKLLRAKIMEEAEELCDGTTKENIAFEAADLIYFALTKAIGAGVSLADIEANLDAKSLKVKRRAGNAKGKWAEKEGIKTEAAPAKPTPPPAEKPADGRIEMERIDASKISEAELIEKLKRPSQKSPDAILKIIKPIIEEVRAGGDKAVLSYTHKFEKATSLTSPVLKAPFPKELMDISPETIKAIDISFENIRRFHSAQNEEKTLQVETMPGVVCSRFSRPIERVGLYIPGGTAVLPSTALMLGVPAMVAGCKKIVFASPPRSDGRITPEIVYVAHKVGAESIVLAGGAQAVAALAYGTESVTKVDKILGPGNQFVTAAKMHVSNDTNAGVGIDMPAGPSEVLVVADKDANPAFVASDLLSQAEHGVDSQVILLAVDLNEEQLKAIEDEVHKQALALPRVDIVRGSIAHSVTVQVKDVEEAMRISNEYAPEHLILQLKDAEKVVDQVMNAGSVFIGAWTPESVGDYSAGVNHSLPTYGFAKQYSGVNLGSFQKHITSSNLTAEGLKNVGSAVMQLAKVEELEAHRRAVEIRIEHMNRQ